A single region of the Changchengzhania lutea genome encodes:
- a CDS encoding TonB-dependent receptor plug domain-containing protein, which translates to MKFFYGFLTFLFAITSMHGQQIKVLNKSSNAPVFGVAIYNIDKSKSVVTNFIGEANLDKFSDTETIYLKHLSFVLKSLTKSKLGIANRIYLESNTQGLEEIVISASKFQQSKRDIPQKIISMNAESVAFVNPQTTADLLESTGQVYIQKSQLGGGSPMIRGFSTNRLLITVDGVRMNNAIFRGGNLQNVISIDPFAIQNTEVTLGSGSVIYGSDAIGGVMSFYTQKPKLSYIDSLVIRSQVITRYATASDEKTGHIDFNLGFRKWGFVTHASYTSFGDLRMGANGLDAYLRPEFAIRVDGEDISILNSNPKIQRYSGYSQLNLLQKARYEPTENLSFDLGLYYTTTSDIPRYDRLIRYKNNSLRSVEWHYGPQRWFMSNMQVTKLSSGSNIYDKIKATIAYQNFQESRSDRDFQSDIRSTREEAVDAYSFNLDFEKTASLKTRFYYGAAYVYNKVKSKGLEQNIATQELNSTVSRYPNGASWQSAAVYGSIKYKPNSKFVFQSGLRFNHVVSKADFSENNIYLNLPFNGSTNRAGALTGTAGMTWSPNKIMQWKLNASSAFRAPNIDDIGKVFDSEPGSVVVPNEALRPEYAYGGELGLKLNFNKKLILDMSTYYTYLDNALVRRDATLNGASEIMYDGELSQVQAIQNASKAWIYGFEVGLKLPISTQLQLTSQYSIIGGTEDNDGVEVPIRHVAPHFGNTHLIWNQGDFKVDAFLNYNNELAFNQLAPSEVEKDYLYASDADGNPFAPSWYTLNIRTQYTIGASTTITAALENITDQRYRPYSSGITAGGRNLIMALKYRF; encoded by the coding sequence ATGAAATTTTTTTACGGATTCTTAACTTTTTTATTTGCCATAACCAGCATGCATGGGCAACAAATAAAGGTGCTTAATAAAAGCAGCAACGCACCTGTTTTTGGGGTGGCAATCTACAATATTGACAAATCTAAAAGTGTTGTTACAAATTTTATTGGGGAAGCCAATCTTGATAAGTTTTCAGATACTGAAACCATTTATCTTAAACACTTATCTTTTGTTTTAAAAAGCCTTACGAAATCTAAACTCGGGATCGCTAATCGCATTTATTTAGAATCGAACACGCAAGGCCTGGAAGAAATTGTTATTTCGGCCTCTAAATTTCAACAAAGTAAAAGAGATATTCCTCAAAAAATAATAAGCATGAATGCCGAAAGTGTGGCATTTGTGAATCCGCAAACCACTGCCGATTTGTTAGAAAGTACAGGACAGGTTTACATTCAAAAAAGTCAGTTGGGTGGTGGCAGCCCGATGATTCGTGGGTTTTCAACCAATAGATTATTAATTACGGTAGATGGCGTACGCATGAACAACGCCATTTTTAGAGGGGGAAACTTGCAAAATGTGATTTCCATAGACCCTTTTGCTATTCAAAATACAGAGGTGACCTTGGGCTCGGGTTCTGTAATTTATGGTAGCGATGCCATTGGGGGCGTCATGAGTTTTTATACCCAAAAACCCAAGCTGTCTTATATAGATTCTTTAGTTATAAGGTCTCAAGTGATTACGCGCTATGCTACCGCTAGTGATGAGAAAACAGGACATATCGATTTTAATTTAGGATTCAGGAAATGGGGTTTTGTAACGCATGCCAGCTATACCAGTTTTGGGGATTTACGAATGGGAGCAAACGGACTAGATGCTTATTTAAGACCAGAGTTCGCCATACGAGTAGATGGTGAAGACATAAGTATTTTAAATAGTAATCCAAAGATTCAAAGATATTCTGGCTATAGTCAGTTGAATCTATTGCAGAAAGCGCGCTATGAACCTACCGAGAACTTGAGTTTCGATTTGGGATTGTATTACACCACCACCTCAGATATTCCTAGGTACGATCGTTTAATTCGCTATAAAAATAACAGCTTACGGTCTGTTGAATGGCATTACGGCCCACAACGTTGGTTCATGTCCAATATGCAAGTCACTAAATTAAGCAGTGGCTCTAATATATATGATAAAATAAAGGCCACGATAGCCTATCAAAATTTTCAAGAAAGTCGATCGGATCGTGATTTTCAATCCGATATTAGAAGCACTCGGGAAGAAGCTGTAGATGCCTATTCATTCAATTTAGATTTTGAAAAAACGGCGAGCTTAAAAACCCGGTTCTATTACGGAGCAGCGTATGTGTATAATAAAGTAAAATCTAAAGGCTTAGAACAGAATATTGCCACACAAGAATTAAATTCAACAGTGTCCAGATACCCAAATGGTGCCAGTTGGCAATCGGCAGCAGTGTATGGCAGTATTAAATATAAACCCAATTCCAAATTTGTGTTTCAGTCGGGTTTGCGTTTTAATCATGTGGTATCGAAAGCAGACTTTTCAGAGAATAATATATATTTAAACTTACCATTTAATGGATCGACCAATCGCGCAGGGGCGCTCACAGGAACCGCGGGTATGACCTGGTCTCCGAATAAGATTATGCAGTGGAAGTTAAATGCCTCTTCTGCGTTTCGTGCACCCAATATTGATGATATTGGTAAAGTATTCGATTCCGAACCTGGATCGGTGGTGGTGCCTAATGAGGCCTTAAGACCAGAATATGCTTATGGTGGCGAATTGGGACTAAAATTAAATTTCAATAAGAAACTTATTTTAGACATGAGCACTTACTATACGTATTTAGACAATGCGCTTGTAAGACGTGATGCTACCCTAAACGGTGCATCAGAAATCATGTATGATGGAGAACTCAGTCAAGTACAAGCCATTCAAAATGCGTCCAAGGCATGGATTTATGGGTTTGAGGTGGGTTTAAAACTTCCTATATCTACCCAATTACAACTCACATCGCAGTACAGTATTATTGGTGGAACAGAGGATAATGATGGAGTTGAGGTACCCATCCGTCACGTCGCACCACACTTTGGAAATACCCACCTTATTTGGAATCAAGGGGATTTTAAAGTGGATGCATTTTTGAATTATAATAATGAATTAGCCTTCAATCAATTAGCGCCTTCTGAAGTGGAAAAAGACTATTTGTATGCTAGCGATGCTGATGGGAATCCTTTTGCACCCTCATGGTATACCCTTAATATAAGAACTCAATATACTATTGGAGCTTCTACAACTATTACGGCAGCCTTAGAAAACATTACAGACCAGCGTTATAGACCCTATTCTTCGGGAATTACGGCAGGAGGAAGAAACTTAATTATGGCTTTGAAGTATCGTTTTTAA
- the recO gene encoding DNA repair protein RecO, with product MQVFTNAIVLSKLKYRDNDLIVKCYTEQLGVVSFLIRGVLKSKKGASRVAYFQLLSQLQLNIVYKGNRSLQAITETKLNHQYTSLHTHILKSSIVMFLSEVLSSTLQEEEKNESLFKYIETTLLWLDTHSNYSNFHLLFLLNLTKYLGFYPEDFNTDYQYFNLSHGQFELKKTDRYSISGENLILLKQLMGTTFDALYLVKINAKQRQAFLNMILLYFELHLGSFKTPKSLKIFNQVFN from the coding sequence ATGCAGGTTTTCACAAATGCCATTGTTCTTTCTAAGCTAAAATACCGTGATAACGATTTAATAGTCAAGTGCTATACGGAGCAATTGGGCGTTGTTAGTTTTCTTATTCGTGGGGTCTTAAAAAGCAAAAAAGGCGCTTCAAGAGTAGCCTATTTTCAGCTTCTTTCGCAATTGCAATTAAACATCGTTTATAAAGGCAATCGTTCATTGCAGGCCATCACAGAAACGAAACTTAATCATCAATATACCAGTTTACATACGCATATTTTAAAAAGTTCGATTGTTATGTTCCTTTCCGAGGTTTTATCGAGCACCTTGCAAGAAGAAGAAAAAAATGAATCGCTATTTAAATATATTGAAACCACGCTACTCTGGCTCGACACCCATTCGAATTATTCAAACTTTCACTTATTGTTTTTACTTAACCTCACCAAGTACCTAGGGTTTTATCCCGAAGATTTTAATACAGATTATCAATATTTTAACCTCAGTCATGGTCAATTCGAGTTAAAAAAAACAGATCGATATTCCATTTCAGGAGAAAATTTAATACTCTTAAAACAACTAATGGGCACAACATTTGATGCACTTTATTTAGTGAAGATTAACGCCAAACAAAGACAAGCATTTTTAAATATGATTTTGCTCTATTTTGAATTACATTTGGGCAGCTTTAAAACCCCTAAATCCTTGAAGATTTTTAATCAAGTTTTTAATTAA
- the porZ gene encoding type IX secretion system anionic LPS delivery protein PorZ, which yields MLKKTFSLFILLLPLLHFAQDFSALWEGHFSYFNIKDVIPGNNKIYAAAENAIFSYDTDTNDIEKLTTVNGLSGESISTIYYSTTYELLIIGYENGLIEIAFDNDDKILTVVDIIDKPTIPSIDKRINHFNSYNNVIYISTNFGISVFDLERLEFGDTYFIGNSGAQLQVKQTAIKGDYIYAACSNGNGIKKAQISNPNLIDFRNWQTITTGSFLSVEYVENALYAVNTGRRIFEIVNDVPVTRFTYNDAPLHTNSVNNRLTVTTKNDVFVYDAAFNLIVQATVSTDFPTVFTSATSDSEFLYIGTKNFGVLKTAIANPVNYGEIHPDGPLLNTPFSIQAGTNKVWVSFGDYTSRYVPSPVRPYGLSKLDDELWRNIPYDSLFNLRNLNNIAINPFNPQQVFVSSFQDGLLEILDDIPTNRFDQTNSGLESYALPTDPNAIGLRLSGSVFDRDGLLWSMTAIIDKPLKSYNPNTDQWQSYDFSSLIPDPFGNLGFSDLVIDNNSTKWIGSYNYGLIVYNENSGTPLLKNIREKEENMPTTRTWAVALDKRNQLWIGTESGLRVLYNTSDFFTNDNATVEEIIILEDGIAKELLFQQFVTDIKVDGSNNKWIATADSGLFYFSSDGQQTIYHFTTDNSPLPSNTVNDVAIDDVNGIVYIATSKGLVSFRSGSSDPLEDLTNTFAYPNPVRPNFNIVDEKVKIKDLSENVNIKITDIEGNLVAEAQSRTNQRYNGFNLEIDGGTAYWNGKNLANNIVASGVYLVMLSDLDTFETRIIKLMVVR from the coding sequence ATGCTGAAAAAAACCTTTTCACTATTTATTCTCCTGTTGCCATTGCTACATTTTGCTCAAGATTTTTCAGCATTATGGGAAGGTCATTTTTCGTATTTTAATATTAAAGATGTGATCCCTGGGAACAACAAGATATATGCTGCTGCGGAGAATGCGATTTTTAGCTATGATACCGACACTAATGACATTGAAAAACTAACCACGGTTAATGGGCTGTCTGGAGAATCTATATCAACTATTTATTACAGCACGACATATGAATTATTAATTATAGGCTATGAAAATGGCTTGATTGAAATTGCTTTTGATAATGACGATAAAATTCTAACGGTAGTCGATATTATTGACAAACCAACCATTCCTTCGATAGATAAAAGAATCAATCACTTTAATTCATATAATAACGTCATTTACATATCTACAAATTTTGGAATTTCTGTATTTGATTTAGAGCGATTGGAGTTTGGAGATACGTATTTTATAGGCAATAGTGGCGCTCAATTGCAAGTCAAACAAACAGCCATTAAAGGCGATTACATTTATGCAGCCTGCTCAAATGGAAATGGTATAAAAAAAGCACAAATTTCAAATCCAAATTTGATTGACTTTAGGAATTGGCAAACTATTACTACGGGTAGTTTTTTATCCGTCGAGTATGTGGAGAATGCATTATATGCTGTTAATACGGGAAGACGTATTTTTGAGATAGTGAATGATGTTCCCGTAACGCGGTTTACATATAATGATGCACCACTTCATACCAATTCTGTCAACAACCGTTTAACCGTAACCACTAAAAATGATGTATTCGTTTACGATGCGGCTTTTAATTTAATAGTGCAAGCAACCGTATCAACGGATTTTCCAACGGTATTCACATCTGCCACTTCAGATTCAGAATTTCTATATATTGGCACCAAAAATTTTGGTGTTTTGAAAACAGCCATTGCAAACCCTGTAAACTATGGAGAAATTCATCCCGATGGACCATTATTAAATACACCTTTTTCAATTCAAGCAGGGACTAATAAAGTATGGGTTTCTTTTGGTGATTATACGAGTAGATATGTTCCCTCGCCAGTAAGACCTTATGGCCTTAGTAAACTTGATGACGAATTATGGAGGAATATTCCTTACGATAGTTTGTTTAATTTGAGAAATTTAAACAATATTGCCATTAATCCATTTAATCCTCAACAAGTATTTGTAAGCTCATTCCAGGATGGTTTGTTAGAAATCCTGGATGATATTCCTACCAACCGATTTGATCAAACCAATAGTGGTTTGGAATCCTACGCACTGCCAACCGATCCAAATGCTATTGGTCTAAGGCTTTCGGGATCGGTGTTCGATAGAGACGGTTTATTGTGGTCTATGACGGCCATAATAGATAAGCCATTAAAGTCTTATAACCCCAATACAGACCAGTGGCAAAGTTATGATTTTAGCTCCTTAATCCCAGATCCTTTTGGTAACCTTGGATTTAGCGATCTTGTTATTGATAATAATTCTACCAAATGGATTGGAAGTTACAACTATGGTCTAATTGTATATAACGAAAATAGCGGCACGCCATTATTAAAAAATATAAGAGAAAAAGAAGAAAATATGCCAACAACCCGAACTTGGGCTGTAGCTTTAGACAAGAGAAATCAATTATGGATAGGTACGGAAAGTGGATTGCGGGTGCTTTATAACACATCCGACTTTTTCACTAATGATAATGCAACGGTTGAAGAAATAATTATTCTTGAAGATGGCATTGCTAAGGAGTTATTATTTCAGCAGTTTGTGACCGATATAAAAGTAGATGGCTCCAATAACAAATGGATTGCTACTGCCGATTCAGGATTATTCTATTTTTCTTCGGACGGCCAACAAACCATTTATCATTTTACAACAGATAATTCACCACTACCTTCAAACACGGTCAATGATGTCGCAATAGATGATGTAAACGGCATTGTGTATATTGCCACAAGCAAAGGTTTAGTCTCTTTTCGGTCGGGGTCTTCGGATCCTTTGGAAGACTTAACAAACACCTTCGCATATCCCAATCCCGTTAGACCGAACTTTAATATAGTAGATGAAAAGGTCAAGATTAAAGACCTTTCTGAAAATGTAAATATAAAAATAACAGATATTGAAGGTAATTTAGTTGCAGAGGCGCAGTCTCGAACCAATCAAAGATATAATGGTTTTAATCTCGAAATTGATGGCGGAACAGCCTATTGGAATGGTAAAAACCTAGCGAATAATATCGTGGCTTCTGGTGTCTATTTGGTGATGCTATCAGATTTGGATACATTTGAAACACGCATTATAAAATTAATGGTGGTTAGGTAA
- the gdhA gene encoding NADP-specific glutamate dehydrogenase has product MKDTIDSFLDLVKERNGNEPEFLQAVEEVAETVLPYIVNHDIYHGKNILLRMVEPERAITFRVCWVDDSGEIQVNRGYRIQMNSAIGPYKGGLRFHPTVNMSILKFLAFEQVFKNSLTTLPMGGGKGGSDFDPKGKSDNEIMRFCHAFMSELFRHIGANTDIPAGDIGVGGREIGFLFGMYKKLRNEFTGVLTGKGMSWGGSLIRPEATGYGNVYFAQKMLQIREDSFEGKDVVVSGSGNVAQYAAEKVLHLGGKVLTLSDSSGYIHDEEGIDADKLKFIMHLKNVERGRISEYVNAYPHAKFEAGKTPWGVKCDIALPCATQNELDEADAETLLKNGCFCVSEGANMPSTKEAITAFHKAKILFAPGKASNAGGVATSGLEMTQNSLRYNWSREEVDEKLKDIMEDIHDKCIEYGKDDDGYVDYVKGANIAGFVKVADAMLAQGVV; this is encoded by the coding sequence ATGAAAGACACAATTGATTCGTTTTTAGATCTTGTTAAAGAACGAAACGGCAACGAACCCGAGTTTCTGCAAGCTGTTGAAGAAGTAGCAGAAACGGTACTTCCTTATATTGTTAATCATGATATTTATCATGGTAAAAACATTCTTTTAAGAATGGTAGAACCAGAACGGGCTATAACCTTTAGGGTTTGCTGGGTAGACGATTCAGGAGAAATTCAAGTAAATAGAGGTTATAGAATTCAAATGAATTCAGCCATTGGACCTTACAAAGGCGGTTTGCGTTTTCACCCGACTGTCAACATGAGTATTTTAAAATTCTTAGCCTTTGAGCAGGTATTTAAAAATAGTCTGACAACTTTACCAATGGGAGGAGGAAAAGGAGGAAGTGACTTCGATCCTAAAGGAAAAAGCGATAACGAAATCATGCGTTTTTGTCATGCCTTCATGAGTGAATTATTTAGACATATTGGAGCTAATACAGATATTCCTGCTGGAGATATTGGTGTTGGTGGACGAGAGATAGGTTTCCTGTTCGGTATGTATAAAAAACTAAGAAATGAATTTACAGGTGTTCTAACAGGAAAAGGAATGTCTTGGGGAGGCTCTTTAATACGACCAGAGGCAACGGGTTATGGCAACGTTTATTTTGCGCAAAAAATGCTACAAATTAGAGAGGATAGCTTTGAAGGAAAAGACGTCGTGGTTTCTGGATCAGGAAATGTGGCACAGTATGCCGCAGAAAAAGTGCTGCACCTAGGCGGAAAAGTATTGACACTTTCAGATTCTTCAGGATATATTCATGATGAGGAAGGCATTGATGCCGATAAGTTGAAGTTTATTATGCATTTAAAAAACGTGGAACGCGGTAGAATAAGTGAATATGTTAATGCATATCCTCATGCCAAATTTGAAGCAGGTAAAACGCCATGGGGGGTAAAGTGTGATATCGCCTTACCATGTGCTACTCAAAATGAACTAGATGAAGCAGATGCCGAGACCTTATTAAAAAACGGCTGTTTTTGCGTAAGTGAAGGCGCTAATATGCCATCTACAAAGGAAGCAATAACTGCATTTCACAAAGCTAAAATTTTGTTTGCACCGGGGAAAGCATCAAATGCGGGAGGAGTTGCAACCTCTGGGTTAGAGATGACTCAAAATTCGTTACGATATAATTGGTCGAGAGAAGAGGTCGATGAGAAACTGAAAGATATTATGGAAGATATCCATGATAAATGTATTGAATATGGAAAAGACGATGATGGTTATGTCGATTATGTAAAAGGGGCTAATATTGCCGGTTTTGTTAAGGTGGCAGATGCTATGTTAGCACAAGGCGTGGTTTAG
- a CDS encoding THC0290_0291 family protein: MLNLKHLALIFCLFFICHFSFAQLGFSHEIGIVAGPVQFRSDFGVREDSQTNFENSGVGIGLLHYMNFAYSADCNCYTTDTYFNDHFKVRNEISWNRTNLEHAGEFVDPSKTSADANRLRAHTGVAQNLDIGTQLEWFPLSIRSFQSYGYKFAPYLSLGAHFTSYSPKAKTVYNSPDPTVAFGDVFDAGNIYSFWVDDPSATYPINTNGGTTWSVVSSIGVRYKLGPLSDLLLDFRGQYYFNDWVDGLNHKLEYNKHNDWLLWLNFGYIYYLD, from the coding sequence ATGCTTAATTTGAAACATTTAGCTCTAATATTTTGCTTGTTCTTTATTTGCCACTTCTCATTTGCACAATTAGGCTTTTCTCATGAAATAGGCATTGTTGCTGGTCCTGTTCAGTTTCGATCAGATTTTGGTGTAAGGGAGGATTCGCAAACAAATTTTGAGAATTCAGGTGTAGGGATTGGTCTTCTACATTATATGAATTTCGCTTACAGTGCCGATTGTAATTGTTATACAACAGACACCTATTTTAATGATCATTTTAAGGTTAGAAACGAAATTTCATGGAATAGAACGAATTTAGAACATGCTGGTGAATTTGTTGATCCTTCCAAAACTAGCGCTGATGCGAATAGATTGAGAGCACACACAGGAGTTGCCCAAAACCTTGATATTGGCACACAATTAGAATGGTTTCCTTTAAGTATAAGATCTTTTCAATCTTATGGTTACAAATTTGCGCCTTATCTTAGTTTGGGTGCGCATTTCACATCTTATAGCCCAAAGGCAAAAACAGTTTATAATAGCCCAGATCCAACGGTAGCATTTGGAGATGTCTTTGATGCTGGTAATATTTATTCGTTTTGGGTAGACGATCCAAGTGCAACATATCCTATTAATACCAATGGTGGCACAACATGGTCCGTTGTATCCAGTATTGGCGTGCGCTACAAACTAGGCCCCCTATCTGATTTATTATTGGATTTTAGGGGACAATATTATTTTAATGATTGGGTTGACGGCCTGAACCATAAATTGGAGTATAATAAACATAATGATTGGTTATTGTGGTTAAACTTTGGCTACATTTATTATTTGGACTAA
- a CDS encoding cystathionine gamma-synthase: MKFNTKTIHGGQEHDPAYGAVMPPIYQTTTYAQTTPGGHKGYEYSRSHNPTRNALENAFASIENGTYGLAFGSGLAAIDAVMKLLKPHDEVISTNDLYGGSFRLFTKIFQDFGIKFHFIGMQDASNVEKYINKNTKLIWVETPTNPMMNIIDIKATSDIAKKHNVILAVDNTFATPYLQQPLDLGADIVMHSATKYLGGHSDVVMGALAVKDTDLADRLYFIQNASGAICGPQDSFLVLRGIKTLHVRMQRHCENGKAVAKYLQKHPKIEKVYWPGFESHPNHDIAKSQMNGFGGMISFTAKGNNYERAIKIIENLRVFTLAESLGGVESLSGHPASMTHASIPKVEREKIGVVDSLVRLSVGIEDIDDLIADLEQALK; the protein is encoded by the coding sequence ATGAAATTTAATACCAAAACGATACATGGCGGTCAAGAGCACGATCCAGCATATGGTGCCGTTATGCCACCAATATATCAAACTACTACCTATGCACAAACCACTCCTGGTGGGCATAAGGGTTATGAGTATTCTAGATCGCACAACCCTACGCGTAATGCTTTAGAAAATGCTTTTGCTAGTATCGAAAATGGGACATATGGTTTAGCATTTGGCTCAGGACTGGCGGCTATTGATGCCGTCATGAAACTTTTAAAGCCTCATGATGAAGTGATTTCTACAAACGATTTGTACGGCGGTTCGTTTAGATTGTTTACTAAGATTTTTCAGGATTTTGGCATCAAATTTCATTTTATCGGGATGCAAGATGCTTCGAATGTTGAGAAGTATATCAATAAAAACACCAAGCTCATTTGGGTTGAAACACCAACCAACCCGATGATGAACATTATAGATATTAAGGCGACATCTGACATAGCTAAAAAACATAATGTGATTTTAGCGGTAGATAACACTTTTGCAACGCCTTATTTACAACAACCTTTAGATTTAGGAGCAGATATTGTTATGCATTCTGCAACAAAATATTTAGGCGGCCATAGTGATGTTGTCATGGGAGCCCTTGCAGTGAAAGATACAGACTTAGCCGATAGATTGTATTTTATACAAAATGCTAGTGGCGCTATTTGTGGGCCTCAAGATAGTTTTCTGGTTTTGAGAGGTATAAAAACACTGCATGTTAGAATGCAGCGTCATTGTGAAAATGGTAAAGCGGTTGCAAAATATCTTCAAAAACACCCTAAAATTGAAAAAGTATATTGGCCAGGATTTGAAAGTCATCCCAATCACGATATTGCGAAAAGCCAAATGAACGGGTTTGGTGGGATGATCTCTTTTACCGCAAAAGGCAATAATTATGAGCGAGCTATTAAAATCATTGAGAACCTTAGGGTATTCACTTTAGCAGAGTCTTTAGGCGGCGTAGAATCTTTATCTGGACATCCAGCAAGTATGACACATGCTAGCATCCCTAAAGTAGAGCGTGAAAAAATAGGTGTTGTAGATTCTTTAGTTAGATTGAGCGTTGGGATTGAAGATATTGATGATTTAATTGCTGATTTAGAACAGGCTTTGAAATAA
- a CDS encoding DUF3298 and DUF4163 domain-containing protein, with product MKKYGLILCVYIVLFSCEQPTKLLFAEVDFTSNNDDLVTVNIPVATEGSVISEYINSEIHSQVISVLSFDDSDDENAETIEESIANFNNAFVNFQNDFPERAQEWEAQIDGDVMFQSEEIISIALSNYINTGGAHGILTIVILNFDAKTGSILTSGNLINNPSKLKAIAEPYFREALQDQNMTFNSKDFKLPRNIGYSDDGLVFVYNINETDPYSDGIIEFVIPYNKINSLLVFDSAI from the coding sequence ATGAAAAAATATGGTCTAATTCTCTGTGTTTATATAGTTTTATTTTCCTGTGAACAACCAACGAAGCTATTATTTGCCGAGGTTGATTTTACATCTAACAACGATGATCTCGTAACGGTTAATATTCCAGTAGCTACAGAAGGTTCGGTTATTTCTGAATATATAAATTCTGAAATTCATTCACAGGTTATATCTGTTTTAAGTTTTGATGATTCTGATGATGAAAACGCCGAAACTATAGAAGAAAGCATCGCAAATTTCAACAATGCGTTCGTTAATTTTCAAAATGATTTCCCAGAGCGTGCTCAAGAATGGGAGGCTCAAATAGATGGCGATGTTATGTTCCAATCTGAAGAAATTATAAGTATCGCGCTAAGCAATTACATCAATACTGGTGGGGCGCACGGTATTTTAACCATTGTTATTTTAAACTTTGATGCGAAAACAGGATCAATTCTAACTTCCGGAAACTTAATTAATAATCCCTCAAAATTGAAAGCCATTGCAGAACCCTACTTTAGAGAGGCGTTACAAGATCAAAACATGACGTTTAATAGCAAAGATTTTAAGCTACCAAGAAATATAGGTTATAGTGATGATGGTCTCGTATTTGTATATAACATAAACGAGACAGATCCTTATTCTGATGGGATTATTGAATTTGTAATCCCTTATAATAAAATTAATTCGCTGTTAGTTTTTGATAGCGCGATATAA
- a CDS encoding DinB family protein produces the protein MTITFEVLFKTRKFFRNYIENTSLSDLNKIPKGFNNNIIWNIGHIVVTEQLLAYRLSGLPTMVSDDLIDKYKKGSKPESEVTQQEVDEINTLLFRTIESTQADYNSETFKNFQEYTVSTTGNTLSNIDDALEFILFHEGMHLGYVMALYRAIKN, from the coding sequence ATGACCATAACCTTTGAAGTATTATTTAAGACTAGAAAATTTTTTAGAAACTATATTGAAAACACATCGTTATCAGATTTGAATAAAATCCCAAAAGGATTTAATAATAATATTATCTGGAATATTGGTCATATTGTAGTTACCGAGCAGTTATTAGCATATAGATTATCTGGATTACCAACCATGGTTAGTGACGATTTAATCGACAAATACAAAAAAGGAAGTAAACCTGAAAGTGAAGTAACGCAGCAGGAAGTTGATGAAATTAATACATTATTATTCAGAACTATTGAAAGCACGCAAGCCGATTATAATAGTGAGACATTTAAGAATTTCCAAGAATATACCGTGTCTACTACAGGAAATACACTTTCTAATATTGATGATGCTCTAGAGTTTATACTGTTTCATGAAGGTATGCATTTGGGCTATGTCATGGCCTTATATCGCGCTATCAAAAACTAA
- a CDS encoding arsenate reductase family protein → MKKVYYLKTCSTCVRILKNLNLSEDFILQDIKTEPITKSQLEAMKDLAGSYESLFSKRAQLYKTKGLKAIDLKESDYKAYILEHYTFLSRPVIIIENAIYIGNSKATIESVKASLSK, encoded by the coding sequence ATGAAAAAAGTTTACTATTTAAAAACCTGTAGCACCTGTGTTAGAATTTTGAAGAATTTAAATTTATCTGAAGATTTTATATTACAGGATATAAAAACGGAACCCATTACAAAGTCACAACTCGAAGCCATGAAAGACCTAGCTGGTAGCTATGAGTCCTTATTTAGCAAAAGAGCACAGCTTTATAAAACAAAAGGATTAAAAGCTATAGATTTAAAAGAGTCTGACTACAAAGCGTATATTTTGGAACATTATACCTTTTTAAGCAGACCGGTTATTATTATTGAAAATGCGATTTATATAGGTAATTCCAAGGCTACGATTGAGAGCGTTAAAGCTTCATTAAGTAAATAG